One uncultured Caproiciproducens sp. DNA segment encodes these proteins:
- the ruvC gene encoding crossover junction endodeoxyribonuclease RuvC, with protein sequence MIILGIDPGYAIVGYGVIRAEHGRFQPLEHGAVVTKAGDDFNRRLEIIYDSLAKVIAHWKPDAISIEKLYFQNNQKTAIGVAEARGVILLAAQKAKIEIFEYTPLQVKMAVTGYGQAMKPQVMEMTRRLLCLKEVPKPDDAADALAMAICHGQAAGSVFRQRLLHRSDCIK encoded by the coding sequence ATGATTATCCTCGGAATTGACCCGGGTTATGCCATCGTGGGCTATGGAGTAATCCGTGCGGAACACGGACGGTTCCAGCCGTTGGAACATGGCGCGGTTGTCACAAAAGCGGGCGACGATTTTAACCGCCGGCTGGAGATCATTTATGACTCGCTGGCAAAAGTGATCGCTCACTGGAAGCCCGACGCCATATCCATAGAAAAGTTGTATTTTCAGAACAATCAGAAAACAGCAATCGGTGTGGCCGAAGCCAGAGGAGTCATTCTTCTTGCAGCGCAAAAAGCAAAAATCGAGATTTTTGAATATACGCCGCTGCAGGTTAAAATGGCGGTTACCGGCTATGGGCAGGCGATGAAACCGCAGGTAATGGAAATGACAAGACGGCTGCTCTGCCTGAAAGAGGTGCCGAAGCCGGACGATGCCGCGGATGCGCTCGCCATGGCGATCTGCCACGGGCAGGCTGCCGGCTCCGTTTTTCGTCAGCGTCTGCTGCACCGATCGGACTGTATAAAATAA
- the ruvA gene encoding Holliday junction branch migration protein RuvA — protein sequence MFYSLKGSLIHMEPGLAVVECGGVGFKCLTTLSTQRTLPQIGEQVTLYTHLNVREDALDLFGFATQGELNCFKMLTGVSGVGPKVGLAILSELAPEQVAMAVATGDSKTLTRASGVGAKLAQRITLELKDKVKGMQTSATGFAPAGIVSASTNAGAAVNALTVLGYSPTDAAAVVGRFDSTLPVEELIRQSLKAMGSGMK from the coding sequence ATGTTCTACAGTTTAAAGGGAAGTTTAATTCATATGGAACCGGGACTTGCGGTGGTGGAATGTGGCGGGGTCGGCTTTAAATGCCTGACGACGCTCAGCACACAGCGTACGCTTCCCCAGATTGGGGAGCAGGTCACGCTGTACACGCATCTGAATGTGCGGGAGGACGCGCTGGATCTGTTCGGGTTTGCAACTCAGGGGGAGCTCAACTGCTTTAAAATGCTCACGGGAGTCAGCGGCGTCGGCCCGAAGGTCGGCCTTGCGATTCTCTCCGAGCTGGCGCCGGAGCAGGTAGCCATGGCGGTTGCGACCGGCGACAGCAAAACCCTCACCCGCGCAAGCGGAGTGGGCGCCAAGCTCGCGCAGCGCATCACGCTGGAACTGAAAGACAAGGTAAAAGGGATGCAGACAAGCGCAACGGGCTTCGCCCCCGCCGGAATTGTTTCGGCTTCGACGAATGCGGGCGCGGCGGTAAACGCGCTGACTGTGCTCGGCTATTCGCCCACGGATGCGGCGGCAGTTGTCGGACGGTTTGACAGCACGCTGCCGGTGGAGGAACTGATCCGCCAGTCCCTGAAGGCAATGGGAAGCGGCATGAAATAA
- the ruvB gene encoding Holliday junction branch migration DNA helicase RuvB, whose translation MVAPEYAPEDAEVENPLRPKVLSEYIGQDKVKENLSVFIEAAKQRRETLDHVLLYGPPGLGKTTLAGIIANELNVNLRITSGPAIEKPGDLAALLTNLNPGDVLFIDEVHRLSRSVEEILYPAMEDYALDIITGKGQMAASYHLPLPKFTLVGATTRAGQLSAPLRDRFGVVLRLELYSPQELAQIVTRSAKILEIPIEADGALEIASRSRGTPRIANRLLKRVRDFAQVISDGVITFNSAKIGLDRLEIDETGLDANDRRMLSTLIRFYNGGPVGLETLAAAIGEEAVTIEDIYEPYLMQIGFLSRTPRGRCATHAAYLHLGLTPPSTVENNQQKLC comes from the coding sequence ATGGTGGCTCCCGAATACGCGCCGGAGGACGCCGAGGTTGAAAATCCGCTGCGCCCAAAGGTGCTTTCGGAATATATTGGGCAGGATAAAGTAAAAGAGAATCTTTCCGTTTTTATTGAGGCGGCGAAACAGCGCAGGGAAACGCTCGACCATGTGCTGCTCTATGGCCCGCCGGGGCTTGGCAAAACCACCCTTGCCGGAATTATCGCGAATGAACTGAATGTCAATTTGCGCATTACGTCCGGCCCCGCAATTGAAAAACCGGGCGATCTGGCGGCGCTGCTCACCAACCTGAATCCGGGCGACGTGCTGTTTATCGACGAAGTGCACCGTCTGTCCCGCAGCGTGGAGGAAATTTTATACCCCGCTATGGAGGACTATGCGCTCGATATCATTACGGGAAAAGGACAGATGGCGGCGTCCTATCATCTGCCTCTGCCGAAATTTACGCTGGTCGGAGCGACCACGCGCGCCGGGCAGCTTTCCGCGCCTCTGCGTGACCGTTTCGGCGTTGTGCTTCGACTGGAACTGTATTCCCCGCAGGAGCTGGCGCAAATTGTGACCCGAAGCGCGAAAATACTGGAGATTCCCATTGAGGCCGACGGCGCGCTTGAAATTGCCTCGCGCTCACGCGGTACGCCGCGTATTGCCAACCGGCTTTTAAAGCGGGTGCGCGACTTCGCGCAGGTGATCAGCGACGGCGTCATCACCTTCAATTCCGCGAAGATCGGCCTTGACCGGCTTGAAATTGATGAAACCGGCCTTGACGCGAACGATCGGCGCATGCTGAGTACGCTCATCCGCTTTTACAACGGCGGTCCTGTGGGCCTTGAAACGCTTGCAGCAGCCATCGGCGAGGAAGCCGTGACCATTGAAGATATCTATGAGCCTTATCTAATGCAGATCGGTTTTTTGAGCAGAACCCCCCGAGGGCGATGTGCCACCCATGCGGCCTACCTGCATCTTGGTTTAACCCCGCCTAGCACAGTGGAAAACAATCAGCAAAAATTGTGTTAG
- the glmM gene encoding phosphoglucosamine mutase has protein sequence MGRLFGTDGVRGIANSELTCEMAMNIGRAAAMVLTDGNHRHPKILIGKDTRLSSDMLENALTAGLCSVGANVVQLGVVPTPAVAYLVGKYKADAGVMLTASHNPCEFNGIKIFSGDGYKLPDALEEQIEAIVLDHAQKPDCPIGGDVGSVSFAQNTVRDYIDHIKSTVAFALDGMRIGIDCANGSACRTAEKLFAELGAECFMLSDSPNGINVNDNCGSTHMENLMSFVKENQLDAGVAFDGDADRCLAVDDKGQLVDGDFLMAICAADMKSRGKLNKNTAVGTIMTNMGFNRFCDDNGIKFAATKVGDRYVLEEMLLEGYNFGGEQSGHIIFLDFATTGDGELTAAQLMSIVHRRGAKLSSLGTLMTRYPQIMVNVEVSPEGKLRFYTDDKVKDAIEKAKQKLGGNGRIIVRPSGTEPLLRVMIEGEDSEYIGVLANSVADIVRDRLA, from the coding sequence ATGGGAAGACTTTTTGGAACAGACGGCGTCAGAGGCATCGCAAACAGCGAGCTGACCTGTGAAATGGCAATGAATATCGGCCGTGCGGCGGCAATGGTGCTGACGGACGGCAACCACCGGCACCCGAAAATCCTGATTGGAAAAGATACTCGTCTTTCCTCCGATATGCTTGAAAACGCCTTGACCGCCGGTTTGTGCTCGGTTGGGGCTAATGTAGTGCAGCTTGGTGTCGTGCCGACTCCGGCAGTTGCTTATCTGGTTGGAAAATACAAGGCGGACGCCGGCGTTATGCTGACCGCCAGCCACAATCCCTGCGAATTCAACGGGATTAAGATCTTCAGCGGCGACGGCTACAAGCTGCCGGACGCGCTTGAGGAGCAGATAGAAGCAATTGTGCTTGACCATGCGCAAAAGCCGGACTGCCCGATCGGCGGCGATGTAGGAAGTGTGTCCTTCGCGCAGAATACCGTACGCGATTACATTGACCATATTAAAAGTACCGTTGCGTTTGCGCTGGACGGGATGAGAATCGGAATTGACTGCGCAAACGGCTCCGCCTGCCGTACCGCGGAAAAACTTTTTGCCGAACTCGGCGCGGAGTGCTTCATGCTCTCTGACAGTCCGAACGGTATTAATGTGAATGACAACTGCGGTTCCACCCACATGGAGAACCTGATGTCTTTTGTAAAAGAGAATCAGCTTGACGCCGGTGTTGCGTTTGACGGCGATGCGGATCGCTGCCTTGCGGTTGACGATAAGGGACAGCTGGTGGACGGCGACTTCCTGATGGCCATCTGCGCCGCGGATATGAAGAGCCGCGGCAAACTCAACAAGAATACCGCGGTCGGCACCATTATGACCAATATGGGCTTTAACCGCTTCTGTGACGACAACGGCATCAAATTTGCCGCGACAAAGGTCGGCGACCGCTACGTGTTGGAGGAAATGCTGCTTGAGGGCTACAATTTCGGCGGCGAGCAGAGCGGGCATATCATTTTTCTTGACTTTGCAACGACCGGCGACGGCGAACTGACGGCCGCACAGCTGATGAGCATTGTGCACCGCAGAGGGGCAAAGCTCTCCAGTCTTGGCACGCTGATGACGCGCTATCCGCAGATTATGGTCAATGTGGAAGTCAGCCCCGAGGGTAAACTGCGTTTCTACACTGATGACAAGGTGAAGGACGCCATTGAAAAAGCAAAACAGAAGCTGGGCGGCAACGGCCGCATCATTGTGCGTCCCTCCGGCACGGAGCCGCTGCTACGCGTCATGATTGAGGGCGAGGACTCCGAGTATATCGGCGTGCTTGCAAATTCTGTTGCCGACATTGTGCGGGACAGACTGGCGTAG
- a CDS encoding class I SAM-dependent methyltransferase, with the protein MRTANWKDYELLDTSAGERLERWGDVVLIRPDPQIIWNTPKDHPMWRAANARYLRSATGGGSWQELKKVPPMWKIHYGELTFQLKTMGFKHTGIFPEQAVNWDFAMKKISAAGRPVKVLNLFGYTGAASLACLKAGAQVCHVDASKGMVAWAKENAAASGLESKPARWLVDDCSKFVQREQRRGNTYDGIIMDPPSYGRGPGGEVWKLEEQLYPLVEMCVSILSENPLFFILNSYTTGLSPAVMEYLLGVLIQKKFGGRISSDEIGLPVTDSGLVLPCGSTAIWESK; encoded by the coding sequence TTGAGAACTGCAAACTGGAAGGATTATGAACTGCTGGATACTTCCGCGGGGGAAAGACTGGAACGCTGGGGCGATGTTGTCCTCATCCGGCCCGACCCGCAGATCATCTGGAATACACCGAAAGATCACCCCATGTGGCGTGCGGCTAACGCGCGTTACCTTCGGTCAGCGACCGGCGGCGGCAGCTGGCAGGAACTGAAAAAAGTGCCGCCGATGTGGAAAATCCATTACGGCGAACTGACTTTTCAGCTGAAAACCATGGGCTTTAAGCACACCGGTATTTTTCCCGAGCAGGCTGTCAACTGGGACTTCGCAATGAAAAAAATAAGTGCCGCCGGCAGGCCGGTCAAGGTGCTGAATCTTTTTGGTTATACCGGCGCGGCGTCGTTGGCCTGCCTCAAGGCAGGAGCGCAGGTTTGCCATGTGGACGCTTCCAAGGGAATGGTCGCATGGGCGAAGGAAAATGCTGCGGCGTCGGGCCTTGAATCGAAACCGGCGCGCTGGCTTGTGGATGACTGTTCTAAATTTGTCCAACGGGAACAGCGCAGGGGCAACACCTACGACGGTATCATTATGGATCCTCCGTCTTACGGACGCGGCCCCGGCGGCGAGGTGTGGAAGCTGGAAGAACAGCTTTACCCGCTTGTTGAAATGTGCGTGTCGATTCTTTCGGAAAATCCGCTGTTTTTTATTTTAAATTCTTATACAACAGGCCTGTCCCCGGCGGTAATGGAGTATCTTTTGGGCGTGCTGATCCAAAAAAAATTCGGCGGCCGTATCTCATCGGATGAAATCGGACTGCCGGTTACCGACAGCGGATTGGTGCTGCCCTGCGGCAGCACCGCGATCTGGGAAAGTAAATGA
- a CDS encoding energy-coupling factor transporter ATPase, with amino-acid sequence MDYIKADNISFSYDEPENEEQHEVLRGVSLGIKKGEFVALLGHNGSGKSTIAKTFNAMLLPSGGKVYVDHMDTMDESVLYEIRRRVGLVLQNPDNQLVASIVEEDVAFGPENLGVPSDEIRKRVDDALKAVEMYDYRLNAPYKLSGGQKQRIAIAGIIAMQPDCIVLDEPTAMLDPRGRTEVLDTIHRLNDEKGITIVLITHYMDEAVQADRIIVMDNGNILTEGTPQEVFSQVELLKKHQLDVPQATELIYRLKAGGFDLPDCALTIDECVAALVPLLNKASIGETYADH; translated from the coding sequence ATGGACTATATCAAAGCAGATAACATATCCTTTAGTTATGACGAGCCGGAAAACGAAGAGCAGCACGAAGTGCTCCGCGGCGTGTCGCTTGGCATAAAAAAGGGCGAGTTCGTAGCCCTCCTGGGACATAACGGTTCAGGAAAATCCACCATTGCCAAGACCTTCAACGCCATGCTGCTGCCAAGCGGCGGCAAGGTGTATGTGGATCATATGGATACGATGGACGAAAGCGTGCTTTACGAAATACGCCGCCGCGTCGGATTGGTGCTGCAAAATCCGGACAACCAGCTTGTCGCGAGTATCGTCGAGGAAGATGTGGCCTTTGGCCCGGAAAATCTGGGTGTGCCGTCCGATGAAATCCGGAAGAGGGTGGACGACGCATTGAAGGCGGTTGAGATGTACGATTATCGTCTGAATGCGCCCTACAAGCTCTCCGGCGGGCAGAAGCAGCGCATTGCCATAGCGGGCATCATCGCCATGCAGCCCGACTGCATCGTGCTGGACGAGCCTACCGCAATGCTTGACCCGCGCGGACGCACAGAGGTTCTTGACACCATTCATAGACTGAATGATGAAAAGGGGATCACCATCGTCTTAATTACGCATTATATGGACGAAGCCGTTCAGGCCGACCGCATTATCGTAATGGACAACGGCAATATTTTGACCGAAGGCACCCCGCAGGAGGTGTTTTCGCAGGTGGAACTGCTCAAAAAGCATCAGCTTGATGTGCCGCAGGCCACGGAACTGATTTATCGTTTAAAAGCCGGCGGATTTGATCTGCCGGACTGCGCACTCACGATCGATGAATGTGTTGCGGCGCTTGTGCCGCTTTTAAATAAAGCATCTATAGGAGAAACGTATGCCGATCATTGA
- a CDS encoding energy-coupling factor transporter ATPase — MPIIETKNLTYTYGEGTPFCKTAVDDANVSIEQGEFIGVIGHTGSGKSTFIQQLNGLLRPTSGTVLLNGKDIWAEPKKIRAVRFQVGMVFQYPEHQLFEETVLKDISFGPGNMGLEKDEVLKRARWAAEFVGLHEDLLEKSPFELSGGEKRRAAIAGVIAMDPDVLILDEPTAGLDPRGRDVLLSQIVSYHEVRHNTILLVSHSMEDIARTADRVLVMNSGKVAMFDKTENVFARDTELEKMGLRVPQITKIMSALKTKGYPVTTVLTIEQALRQLMPLLEKGGRKHG, encoded by the coding sequence ATGCCGATCATTGAAACAAAGAATTTAACATATACCTACGGGGAAGGAACCCCATTTTGCAAAACAGCGGTCGATGATGCGAATGTTTCTATTGAACAGGGTGAATTTATCGGGGTCATCGGGCATACCGGTTCCGGAAAATCCACCTTCATCCAACAGCTGAACGGCCTGCTGCGCCCCACGTCCGGCACCGTGCTCCTGAATGGAAAAGATATTTGGGCGGAGCCGAAAAAAATTCGAGCCGTGCGCTTTCAGGTCGGAATGGTGTTTCAGTACCCCGAGCATCAGCTTTTTGAGGAGACCGTGCTGAAGGATATTTCATTCGGTCCGGGCAACATGGGGCTTGAGAAGGATGAGGTTCTGAAACGCGCCCGCTGGGCCGCCGAGTTTGTCGGCCTGCATGAAGACCTTCTTGAAAAAAGTCCGTTTGAACTTTCGGGCGGCGAAAAACGGCGTGCCGCAATCGCAGGTGTTATCGCCATGGACCCGGATGTTCTGATTCTGGACGAGCCTACGGCGGGACTAGACCCCCGCGGGCGCGACGTGCTTTTGAGCCAGATCGTCAGTTATCACGAAGTCAGGCACAATACCATTCTGCTGGTTTCCCACAGCATGGAGGACATTGCCCGCACCGCAGACCGCGTTTTGGTGATGAATTCCGGCAAGGTTGCCATGTTCGATAAAACCGAAAACGTATTTGCCCGCGACACGGAGCTGGAAAAAATGGGTCTGCGCGTGCCGCAGATTACAAAAATTATGTCTGCTTTAAAAACGAAGGGCTATCCTGTTACGACCGTGCTGACGATTGAACAGGCGCTCCGGCAGCTGATGCCGCTTTTGGAAAAAGGAGGCCGGAAACATGGTTAG
- a CDS encoding energy-coupling factor transporter transmembrane component T encodes MVRDITLGQYFPGKSFIHRLDPRVKIIITFIYIIFIFVASNFEGLLTMLALIFGVLLLSGVPLKQYFKSLKAILFVVIFTSVLNLFYGGGTPLWSWGFIQITTGGVSNAIFITIRIVSLILFSSVLTFTTSPTELTDALERIMKPLKLLHVKVHEIAMMMTIALRFVPTLLEETDKIMSAQKARGADMESGGLMQRIKALIPVLIPLFVSSFRRAYDLAMAMECRCYHGGEGRTKMKVLHATSLDAVAIASTLVICAVVLFCGIYFPAAMR; translated from the coding sequence ATGGTTAGAGATATTACACTCGGGCAGTATTTTCCCGGCAAATCCTTTATTCACCGCCTTGATCCGCGGGTAAAGATCATTATTACTTTTATCTATATCATTTTTATTTTCGTGGCATCTAATTTTGAAGGCCTGCTGACGATGTTGGCTTTGATCTTCGGGGTTTTGCTGCTGTCGGGCGTCCCTCTTAAACAGTATTTTAAAAGTCTAAAAGCCATCTTATTTGTTGTCATTTTTACTTCGGTGCTGAACCTGTTTTACGGCGGCGGTACACCGCTTTGGAGCTGGGGCTTTATTCAGATCACAACCGGCGGCGTTTCCAACGCCATTTTTATCACGATCCGGATTGTCAGCCTGATTCTTTTCAGCTCCGTTTTGACTTTTACCACTTCCCCCACGGAACTAACCGACGCGCTTGAACGCATTATGAAGCCGCTGAAATTGCTTCACGTCAAGGTGCATGAAATTGCAATGATGATGACGATTGCGCTCCGCTTTGTGCCGACGCTGCTTGAAGAAACCGATAAAATCATGAGCGCGCAGAAAGCGCGCGGCGCCGATATGGAAAGCGGCGGGCTGATGCAGAGAATCAAGGCGTTGATTCCCGTCTTGATTCCGCTGTTTGTCTCCTCTTTCCGCCGTGCTTATGATCTTGCCATGGCGATGGAATGCCGCTGTTATCACGGCGGGGAAGGCCGTACGAAAATGAAAGTGCTGCATGCGACCTCACTGGACGCTGTGGCGATAGCTTCAACTTTGGTGATTTGCGCTGTGGTGCTGTTTTGCGGAATCTATTTTCCGGCGGCCATGCGATAA
- the truA gene encoding tRNA pseudouridine(38-40) synthase TruA — MRNLLMTICYDGSNYHGWQIQKNAVSVQQVFQEALFKVIGEKPDIKGCSRTDSFVHARQYCISLKTDHLIPCERLVGALNHFLPEDIAILECREVSPEFHARYSCEGKEYIYQIWNSQIRNPFLNHRALHYWYSLDEKRLNEAAAFFVGTHDFSSFCTMDARERGNMARTVTKAEVKREGDLVTFTVAADGFLYNMVRIMVGTLLRVAQGKLEPRDVAGIIEAKNRSAAGPTAPPYGLFLNRVFYEDVK; from the coding sequence ATGAGAAATCTGCTTATGACCATTTGTTACGACGGTTCTAACTATCATGGCTGGCAGATACAGAAGAACGCCGTTTCCGTACAGCAGGTCTTTCAGGAGGCGCTTTTTAAGGTCATTGGTGAAAAGCCGGACATTAAAGGGTGCAGCCGCACCGATTCATTTGTGCACGCAAGGCAGTACTGCATCAGCCTGAAAACAGATCATTTGATTCCCTGTGAGCGCCTTGTCGGCGCGCTGAATCATTTTCTGCCGGAGGACATCGCGATATTGGAATGCCGGGAAGTATCGCCTGAATTTCATGCGCGCTATTCCTGTGAGGGAAAAGAATATATTTATCAGATATGGAACAGTCAGATACGCAATCCTTTTTTAAATCATCGGGCACTGCATTACTGGTACAGCCTTGATGAGAAACGCCTCAACGAAGCCGCCGCTTTCTTTGTGGGTACGCACGACTTCAGTTCCTTCTGTACCATGGACGCGCGTGAGCGCGGCAATATGGCGCGTACCGTTACAAAAGCGGAAGTGAAAAGGGAGGGTGACCTTGTCACCTTTACGGTAGCGGCCGACGGCTTTCTGTACAATATGGTCCGCATTATGGTCGGCACGCTTCTGCGTGTGGCGCAGGGGAAACTGGAACCGCGGGATGTCGCGGGTATTATCGAAGCGAAAAACCGCTCCGCTGCGGGACCGACCGCACCGCCTTACGGGCTGTTTTTAAACCGTGTTTTTTATGAGGATGTGAAATGA
- a CDS encoding DUF5711 family protein, with translation MSDRGQRFDTAEIDTAKHQIQTEKRRKKHRSRRESRVPHWVYRIILILILCVVTMLFWFNRNNLTPSNVIEWVQNSVVGMGIGDGYPSKIAGNSVSKGNFKSMNKEAAVVSDTALTVLNSTAKAVISRQHSFSQPVMKANGNRILIYNLGGRGYQIESQSKTLVKADGQQNIFAGALAGNGRYALVTEADGYYGCLTAYAADNKVLFHYWFSDYYPTAVALNANGTKAAVTAVSAKDGGLTSAVYLLDFSDSKPVEPFAVYSENMMLDVSYSDNGTVAAVGDKMAAVINPDKKTKTNFDYQGLQLAAYCMDSGKTALGLSPYGSVGNGKLVVLDDSGSAIASVPFTQSISSLSLYADTMAVLSQGQVHFYSATAGSSAGSCDAGNDARAIVLHDETSVYILGVSEIRLVNSK, from the coding sequence ATGAGCGACAGGGGGCAGCGATTCGACACAGCCGAAATAGACACAGCCAAACACCAGATTCAAACGGAAAAGCGCAGAAAAAAACACCGCAGCCGGCGCGAGAGCCGCGTTCCGCACTGGGTCTATAGGATTATTCTCATTTTAATCCTTTGTGTGGTTACCATGCTGTTTTGGTTCAACCGGAATAATCTTACCCCCTCAAACGTGATTGAGTGGGTGCAGAACAGTGTTGTCGGCATGGGGATCGGTGACGGGTATCCGTCAAAGATCGCTGGGAATTCCGTGTCAAAGGGCAATTTTAAATCGATGAACAAAGAAGCAGCCGTTGTCAGTGACACCGCGCTGACCGTTCTGAACTCCACAGCGAAAGCCGTTATCAGCCGCCAGCATAGTTTTTCCCAGCCGGTAATGAAGGCGAACGGAAACCGGATTTTGATTTACAACCTCGGCGGGAGGGGATATCAGATAGAAAGCCAGAGCAAAACACTGGTTAAAGCAGATGGACAGCAGAACATCTTCGCAGGAGCACTCGCCGGCAATGGCCGCTACGCGCTTGTTACGGAGGCGGACGGCTACTACGGATGTCTTACCGCTTATGCGGCTGACAACAAGGTTCTGTTTCACTACTGGTTTTCTGATTATTACCCGACTGCTGTTGCGCTGAACGCGAACGGCACAAAGGCGGCGGTTACCGCTGTGAGCGCGAAGGACGGCGGACTGACTTCCGCCGTGTACCTGCTTGATTTCAGCGACAGTAAGCCGGTGGAGCCATTTGCTGTCTATTCGGAAAATATGATGCTGGATGTTTCATACAGTGATAACGGCACGGTGGCGGCGGTCGGGGATAAAATGGCCGCGGTCATTAATCCGGATAAAAAAACAAAAACAAATTTTGATTATCAGGGACTGCAGCTTGCTGCATATTGTATGGATAGCGGGAAGACAGCACTAGGTCTTTCTCCTTACGGAAGCGTCGGAAACGGAAAATTGGTTGTGCTGGACGACAGCGGCAGCGCAATAGCGTCCGTCCCGTTTACGCAGTCAATCAGCTCGCTTTCGCTTTATGCGGACACGATGGCCGTCCTTTCACAGGGGCAGGTGCATTTCTATTCTGCCACGGCGGGCAGTTCCGCCGGAAGCTGTGACGCGGGAAACGACGCCCGGGCAATCGTTCTTCATGACGAAACTTCGGTCTATATTTTGGGTGTTTCCGAGATTCGGCTGGTGAACAGCAAATGA
- a CDS encoding CvpA family protein, translating to MGTILDIILCIIALCFIISGFRIGLVRSLVELIGYVFAIVAAIVLADYLTEAVCAYLVKLHPVTVLGRTSVKIISIIVIFVLLQLLVQMASHALDAVCRLPILHLVNSLLGGVFGLIKGALVVAVICAVLQLSLPLISAKFPQIKEQEIRQSNIYKYVYAHNPVYLLYQAEF from the coding sequence TTGGGCACAATACTTGATATCATACTATGTATCATCGCCTTATGTTTTATTATTTCAGGCTTTAGAATAGGGCTTGTCCGGTCGCTGGTGGAGCTGATCGGCTATGTTTTTGCGATTGTTGCCGCGATTGTGCTGGCTGATTATCTTACGGAAGCGGTTTGTGCCTATTTGGTGAAACTGCACCCTGTAACCGTTCTGGGCCGTACTTCCGTTAAAATTATATCAATAATCGTCATTTTTGTTCTTCTTCAGTTATTAGTTCAGATGGCTTCGCATGCATTGGACGCCGTATGCAGGCTGCCAATTTTGCATTTGGTGAATTCTTTGCTTGGCGGAGTGTTCGGCCTGATAAAGGGAGCGCTGGTTGTGGCTGTCATATGTGCGGTTTTACAGCTTTCGCTTCCGTTAATTTCTGCAAAATTCCCGCAAATTAAAGAGCAGGAAATCAGGCAGTCCAATATTTACAAGTATGTATATGCTCATAATCCAGTATATTTACTGTATCAGGCGGAATTTTAG
- a CDS encoding CDP-alcohol phosphatidyltransferase family protein has product MKNRNKNINIPNGLSVLRIILIIPFVYYFMRNELLQAAIVLVVSGLTDMFDGMIARKFNQFTELGQMLDPLSDKLTQGAVAICLAIEEPVLIPLLGIFVLKEALMVIAACFLIKKNKRPGGSKWYGKVATTLFYISFAIIVALKGIWKIQNLTVTIILLSITAAFMIYAFVQYFQMYLSILQSNDPKDAMDIDELMDKKSTRK; this is encoded by the coding sequence ATGAAAAACAGGAATAAGAATATTAATATACCAAACGGACTGTCGGTTTTACGCATTATTTTAATTATCCCGTTCGTGTATTATTTTATGCGTAACGAGCTTTTGCAGGCGGCAATTGTGCTGGTCGTTTCCGGTCTTACAGACATGTTTGACGGCATGATTGCGCGCAAATTCAACCAGTTCACGGAACTGGGGCAGATGCTCGACCCGCTTTCCGACAAGCTGACGCAGGGCGCGGTTGCTATTTGCCTTGCGATTGAAGAGCCGGTTTTAATTCCTCTTTTGGGAATTTTTGTTTTAAAAGAAGCTTTGATGGTCATTGCCGCCTGTTTTCTGATTAAGAAAAACAAAAGGCCGGGGGGCTCCAAATGGTACGGCAAGGTTGCAACCACCCTGTTCTATATCTCTTTTGCCATTATTGTGGCGCTGAAGGGTATCTGGAAGATCCAAAATCTAACCGTGACCATTATTTTACTTTCAATTACCGCTGCATTTATGATTTACGCATTCGTGCAGTATTTTCAAATGTACCTTTCCATTCTGCAATCCAATGACCCGAAAGACGCAATGGACATTGATGAGCTGATGGATAAAAAATCAACCAGAAAATAA